One segment of Zymoseptoria tritici IPO323 chromosome 2, whole genome shotgun sequence DNA contains the following:
- the BET1 gene encoding putative BET1 v-SNARE (Shows sequence similarity to Bet1 of S. cerevisiae. Type II membrane protein required for vesicular transport between the endoplasmic reticulum and Golgi complex; v-SNARE with similarity to synaptobrevins) yields MASRFQRDSRNSLFSSYDVAAPNRSRPGSGSPAPRPLHNSQPSLGPYGDPSISQGVAAFSAYPGGAEAAGARGSGDGGFRTATPNRRGQYSDSVLSELESQNDDQAGEMSKKVKMLKDLTMAIGDEIRDSTAFAEKMNDQFEGTRNRLRGTMNRMLRMAERTGVGWKVWIGFFFAVFLLFAYVWLF; encoded by the exons ATGGCCTCAAG ATTCCAGCGCGACTCGCGCAACTCTCTCTTTTCCTCCTACGACGTCGCCGCACCCAATCGATCCCGTCCAGGCTCTGGCTCGCCCGCGCCACGACCTTTACACAACAGTCAACCTTCTCTGGGACCATACGGCGATCCGAGCATTTCACAAGGCGTTGCGGCGTTCAGTGCTTATCCTGGCGGAGCAGAGGCGGCAGGCGCAAGAGGAagtggagatggaggcttCCGAACGGCGACTCCGAATCGGAGGGGACAATATTCGGATTCGGTGTTGAGTGAATTGGAGAGCCAGAATGATGATCAAGCGGGAGAGATGAGTAAGAAAGTGAAGATGTTGAAGGAT TTGACGATGGCCATTGGCGACGAGATTCGCGACAGTACGGCGTTTGCGGAGAAAATGAACGATCAGTTTGAAGGGACGAGAAACCGGTTACGAGGAACGATGAATCGAATGTTGAGGATGGCGGAGCGGACGGGCGTGGGTTGGAAGGTGTGGATTGGGTTCTTCTTTGCGGTGTTCTTACTCTTTGCATATGTGTGGTTGTTCTGA